One window of the Conexibacter sp. SYSU D00693 genome contains the following:
- a CDS encoding ammonium transporter — translation MTPEINAGDTAWMLAATALVLLMTPALGLFYAGLVREKNTLNTFMMCLAAIGVAVITWAVVGYSLAFDGDGPIVGGLGHAFLDGVTFEPRDGTTIPHILFMAFQATFCIITTALVAGAVVERMRFVPFLVFAALWSVLVYAVLAHWAFGGGWLQEQGTLDFAGGVPVEMGSGFSALAAALVVGARKDYGRQALLPHNAMYVLVGAGLLWFGWFGFNGGSGFSTDNAGVLGFVNTLLTPAVTLVTWFVLDLIRSRQVTAIGAATAVIVGCVAITPSAGFLSPGWAMVLGVVATFPCYAAIAWRPRTRVDETLDVLAAHGIAGLTGILFIGFFAQADWNGVADGLVFGDAAQLGEQALAAVVAPAYAFGMTWVLLKVLGALMPLRGPAREEAVGMDLVHHGEEAYPTGEGAILISTEAGVDERVPVAQPA, via the coding sequence ATGACGCCGGAGATCAACGCGGGCGACACCGCCTGGATGCTCGCGGCGACGGCGCTCGTCCTGCTCATGACGCCGGCGCTGGGGCTCTTCTACGCGGGCCTCGTGCGCGAGAAGAACACGCTGAACACCTTCATGATGTGCCTCGCCGCGATCGGCGTGGCGGTCATCACCTGGGCGGTCGTCGGCTACTCGCTGGCCTTCGACGGCGACGGCCCGATCGTCGGCGGCCTCGGCCACGCGTTCCTCGACGGCGTGACGTTCGAGCCGCGCGACGGCACGACGATCCCGCACATCCTCTTCATGGCCTTCCAGGCCACCTTCTGCATCATCACCACCGCCCTGGTCGCGGGGGCGGTCGTCGAGCGCATGCGCTTCGTGCCGTTCCTCGTCTTCGCCGCGCTGTGGTCGGTGCTCGTCTACGCCGTGCTCGCCCACTGGGCCTTCGGCGGCGGCTGGCTGCAGGAGCAGGGCACGCTGGACTTCGCGGGCGGCGTCCCGGTCGAGATGGGCTCGGGCTTCTCCGCCCTGGCCGCCGCGCTCGTGGTCGGCGCCCGCAAGGACTACGGCCGTCAGGCGCTGCTGCCCCACAACGCGATGTACGTCCTGGTCGGCGCGGGCCTGCTGTGGTTCGGCTGGTTCGGCTTCAACGGCGGCTCGGGCTTCTCGACCGACAACGCCGGCGTGCTGGGCTTCGTCAACACGCTGCTGACCCCGGCCGTCACGCTCGTCACGTGGTTCGTGCTGGACCTCATCCGCTCGCGCCAGGTCACGGCGATCGGCGCGGCCACCGCGGTCATCGTCGGCTGCGTGGCGATCACCCCGTCGGCGGGCTTCCTGAGCCCGGGCTGGGCGATGGTCCTCGGCGTCGTCGCGACGTTCCCGTGCTACGCCGCGATCGCCTGGCGCCCCCGCACGCGCGTCGACGAGACGCTCGACGTGCTGGCCGCCCACGGCATCGCCGGGCTCACCGGCATCCTCTTCATCGGCTTCTTCGCGCAGGCCGACTGGAACGGCGTGGCCGACGGCCTCGTCTTCGGCGACGCGGCGCAGCTCGGCGAGCAGGCGCTCGCCGCCGTCGTCGCGCCGGCCTACGCGTTCGGCATGACGTGGGTGCTGCTCAAGGTCCTCGGCGCGCTGATGCCGCTGCGCGGGCCGGCCCGCGAGGAGGCCGTCGGCATGGACCTCGTCCACCACGGCGAGGAGGCCTACCCCACGGGCGAGGGCGCGATCCTGATCTCCACCGAGGCCGGGGTCGACGAGCGCGTGCCGGTGGCCCAGCCCGCCTAG
- a CDS encoding putative quinol monooxygenase, which translates to MAVTLGILALLEARPGKTDELAAFLEAGRELAAAEEGTVTWYAFDLGDGRFGIFDTFADQAGRDAHLGGEIPAALGKVADDLLASPPDIRPVDVVAVK; encoded by the coding sequence ATGGCCGTCACCCTCGGCATCCTCGCCCTGCTCGAAGCCCGTCCCGGCAAGACCGACGAGCTCGCTGCGTTCCTCGAGGCCGGCCGCGAGCTGGCGGCGGCCGAGGAGGGCACCGTCACCTGGTACGCGTTCGACCTCGGTGACGGGCGGTTCGGGATCTTCGACACGTTCGCCGATCAGGCGGGGCGCGACGCACACCTCGGCGGGGAGATCCCCGCCGCGCTCGGGAAGGTCGCCGACGACCTCCTCGCATCGCCCCCGGACATCCGGCCCGTGGACGTGGTGGCGGTCAAGTAG
- a CDS encoding isocitrate lyase/phosphoenolpyruvate mutase family protein, protein MAPDLATRAATLRDLHVPGDPLVVVNVWDVGSARTVADVPGCRALATASWAIAAALGLPDGEAITRDAMLDAVGRIAAAVPDLPVSADLEAGYGETADEVGETVRRALGAGVAGMNLEDQRRPIDEAAARVAAARAAAEAEGVPLAINARTDVAVGDDAGIEDALARARAYRDAGADCVFVVAATQPAAIGRLAAQAGVPISVLARPGGPSVAELATLGVARVSFGPGPYGAALAAVHRAATSLLGGAGPGPDLAFRPPG, encoded by the coding sequence ATGGCCCCGGACCTCGCCACGCGCGCGGCGACGCTGCGCGACCTCCACGTGCCCGGCGACCCGCTCGTCGTGGTCAACGTCTGGGACGTCGGCAGCGCGCGGACCGTCGCGGACGTCCCGGGCTGCCGGGCACTGGCCACGGCGTCGTGGGCGATCGCCGCGGCGCTCGGCCTGCCCGACGGCGAGGCGATCACCCGCGACGCGATGCTCGACGCCGTCGGGCGCATCGCCGCCGCGGTGCCCGACCTGCCGGTGAGCGCCGACCTCGAGGCGGGCTACGGCGAGACCGCCGACGAGGTGGGCGAGACCGTGCGCCGCGCGCTCGGCGCCGGCGTCGCGGGCATGAACCTCGAGGACCAGCGCCGCCCGATCGACGAGGCCGCCGCCCGCGTCGCGGCGGCGCGTGCGGCTGCGGAGGCCGAGGGCGTCCCGTTGGCCATCAACGCCCGCACCGACGTGGCGGTGGGCGACGACGCAGGCATCGAGGACGCGCTCGCCCGCGCCCGGGCCTACCGCGACGCCGGCGCCGACTGCGTCTTCGTCGTGGCCGCGACGCAGCCCGCGGCGATCGGGCGCCTCGCCGCGCAGGCCGGCGTGCCGATCAGCGTCCTGGCGCGGCCGGGCGGGCCCTCGGTGGCCGAGCTCGCGACGCTCGGCGTGGCGCGCGTGTCCTTCGGGCCGGGGCCCTACGGCGCGGCGCTCGCGGCGGTGCACCGCGCGGCGACGTCGTTGCTGGGCGGCGCGGGACCGGGCCCGGACCTCGCCTTCCGCCCGCCGGGCTGA
- a CDS encoding TetR/AcrR family transcriptional regulator: MPATKFDEPTRERILRIASDLFYRQGITATGVDEITRQTGVAKTTMYRAFGSKDGLVAAYLERRGADWRAHLEEQVSAAADDPAGRLLAVFDVLAAWMAGDDFRGCPFINAAGELCDPEHPGVVATREHRAALTAYLEDLAREAGATDPAALVRRLLLLYDAAMVDGQLDGDPLRAARDAKAAAEVLVAAAMPGAGAGRERAHRRPPVD, translated from the coding sequence ATGCCGGCGACGAAGTTCGACGAACCGACGCGCGAGCGCATCCTGCGGATCGCGAGCGACCTCTTCTACCGCCAGGGCATCACGGCGACGGGCGTCGACGAGATCACGCGCCAGACCGGCGTCGCCAAGACGACCATGTACCGGGCGTTCGGCAGCAAGGACGGCCTCGTCGCCGCCTACCTGGAGCGGCGCGGTGCGGACTGGCGCGCCCACCTGGAGGAGCAGGTGAGCGCCGCCGCCGACGACCCGGCCGGACGGCTGCTCGCGGTGTTCGACGTCCTCGCGGCGTGGATGGCCGGCGACGACTTCCGCGGCTGTCCCTTCATCAACGCCGCCGGCGAGCTCTGCGACCCCGAGCACCCCGGCGTCGTCGCGACCCGCGAGCATCGCGCCGCCCTCACCGCGTACCTCGAGGACCTCGCGCGCGAGGCGGGCGCCACCGACCCCGCGGCGCTCGTCCGCCGGCTGCTGCTGCTCTACGACGCCGCGATGGTGGACGGCCAGCTCGACGGTGATCCCCTGCGTGCCGCCCGGGACGCGAAGGCGGCCGCCGAGGTCCTCGTCGCCGCCGCGATGCCCGGCGCCGGCGCGGGACGCGAGCGCGCCCACCGTCGTCCGCCGGTCGACTAG
- a CDS encoding RNA polymerase sigma factor: protein MATTTAQQVPDDETARWLRDLRAGARDQEAATERLHALLLRVARRELRRRARDLPFAGAELDDLAHHAAADAAVAVVRKLDDFRGQSRFTTWACKFVMLEVSRKAARHMWQERPVFAGEEDWEQLPARFGFSPSEAVEWRELIDALRTAIVVELTDHQRRVFVAIVLHAVPLDVVVAELGTSRNAIYKTIHDARRRLQAALAAGGFREEDAA from the coding sequence TTGGCGACGACGACCGCGCAGCAGGTCCCCGACGACGAGACCGCCCGGTGGCTGCGTGACCTGCGCGCCGGCGCGCGCGACCAGGAGGCGGCCACCGAGCGGCTCCACGCGCTGCTGCTGCGCGTGGCCCGGCGCGAGCTGCGCCGCCGTGCCCGCGACCTGCCGTTCGCCGGCGCCGAGCTCGACGACCTCGCCCACCACGCGGCCGCGGACGCCGCGGTGGCCGTGGTGCGCAAGCTCGACGACTTCCGGGGCCAGAGCCGCTTCACCACCTGGGCCTGCAAGTTCGTGATGCTCGAGGTCTCCCGCAAGGCGGCGCGGCACATGTGGCAGGAGCGCCCCGTCTTCGCGGGCGAGGAGGACTGGGAGCAGCTGCCCGCGCGGTTCGGCTTCTCCCCGTCGGAGGCCGTCGAGTGGCGGGAGCTCATCGACGCGCTGCGCACGGCGATCGTCGTCGAGCTCACCGACCACCAGCGGCGCGTGTTCGTCGCGATCGTGCTGCACGCCGTCCCGCTGGACGTCGTCGTGGCCGAGCTCGGCACGAGCCGCAACGCCATCTACAAGACCATCCACGACGCCCGCCGGCGGCTGCAGGCCGCGCTCGCCGCGGGCGGCTTCCGGGAGGAGGACGCGGCATGA
- a CDS encoding enoyl-CoA hydratase/isomerase family protein, with product MSETTAPTTTRPPYADAYADWLGLERGADGVLTARFHTGGGPHTFTGTVHRQLVRALQDIGADRDNRVLVLTGTGDAFMDQIDGQSLGDITQPRVWDAIFWEGRKVLTLLADLEMPVVAAVNGPARVHAEYAVLADVVIAEEHAVFQDVPHNAFGIVPGDGVQVVWQELLGPNRGRDFLLRSRELDAAEAQRLGVVSEVVPRGASLERARTIAAELAQRPTLHLRYTSLALRQRLRRRLEEGVPYGMALEGLTAADLAHQG from the coding sequence ATGAGCGAGACCACGGCCCCCACCACCACCCGCCCGCCGTACGCGGACGCCTACGCCGACTGGCTCGGGCTGGAGCGCGGCGCCGACGGCGTCCTCACCGCGCGCTTCCACACCGGCGGCGGCCCGCACACGTTCACCGGCACGGTCCACCGCCAGCTCGTGCGGGCGCTGCAGGACATCGGCGCCGACCGCGACAACCGCGTGCTCGTGCTCACCGGCACCGGCGACGCGTTCATGGACCAGATCGACGGCCAGTCCCTCGGGGACATCACGCAGCCGCGGGTCTGGGACGCGATCTTCTGGGAGGGCCGCAAGGTGCTCACGCTCCTCGCCGACCTCGAGATGCCGGTGGTGGCCGCCGTCAACGGCCCCGCCCGCGTGCACGCGGAGTACGCCGTCCTCGCCGACGTCGTCATCGCCGAGGAGCACGCCGTCTTCCAGGACGTGCCGCACAACGCGTTCGGCATCGTCCCCGGCGACGGCGTCCAGGTCGTGTGGCAGGAGCTCCTCGGCCCCAACCGCGGGCGCGACTTCCTGCTGCGCTCCCGGGAGCTCGACGCGGCCGAGGCCCAGCGGCTGGGCGTCGTCAGCGAGGTCGTGCCCCGGGGCGCGTCGCTGGAGCGCGCCCGGACGATCGCCGCCGAGCTCGCCCAGCGCCCGACGCTGCACCTGCGCTACACGAGCCTCGCGCTGCGCCAGCGGCTGCGCCGGCGCCTCGAGGAGGGCGTGCCCTACGGCATGGCGCTCGAGGGCCTGACGGCGGCGGACCTCGCCCACCAGGGCTGA
- a CDS encoding P-II family nitrogen regulator — MKLVIGIVRPEKANDVLEALYRADVRGVSMTKILGHGGELDRVETYRGTRVKVGLADKVRFEVAVSDEFVEPTIEALCEGGRTGEVGDGKIFVVPLERAVRIRTGETDHGAVTPVGAAR; from the coding sequence ATGAAGCTCGTGATCGGGATCGTGCGGCCGGAGAAGGCCAACGACGTCCTCGAGGCCCTCTACCGCGCCGACGTGCGCGGCGTGTCCATGACGAAGATCCTGGGCCACGGTGGGGAGCTCGACCGCGTCGAGACCTACCGCGGCACGCGGGTGAAGGTCGGCCTGGCCGACAAGGTGCGCTTCGAGGTCGCCGTCTCCGACGAGTTCGTCGAGCCGACGATCGAGGCGCTGTGCGAGGGCGGCCGGACCGGCGAGGTCGGCGACGGCAAGATCTTCGTGGTCCCGCTCGAGCGCGCGGTGCGCATCCGCACCGGCGAGACCGACCACGGCGCCGTGACGCCGGTGGGGGCCGCGCGATGA
- a CDS encoding alpha/beta hydrolase family protein, with product MRRRGAACVALAACALAGSVGTASASELVEITIPARAGEVGDQWLPRYDGPPRAKVLLPDGYDPARSYPLLLLLVGLQSTYSDWSDPGQGEIEETARHFPGIIVMPEGADGWYTDWWNKGRRGDPAWESYVLDQVIPQVLERYRIRPERRYHAIAGVSMGGLGTAYLGGRLPGFFGSVAVISGLVDLALLPVGEGAVQSLIGQLGAGAPIDLQAVEGPPGGFYEVGHNPVRLAANLAQSGVHDHRQRPPRPEQRPRGVGPGGRRGDHPPRLQQLRRRTAQRRRGAHLPGAPWLPRLAELP from the coding sequence ATGAGGAGACGTGGGGCGGCGTGCGTCGCGCTGGCGGCGTGTGCGCTGGCCGGGTCGGTCGGGACGGCCAGCGCGAGCGAGCTCGTCGAGATCACGATCCCCGCGCGTGCCGGCGAGGTCGGCGACCAGTGGCTGCCGCGCTACGACGGTCCTCCCCGCGCCAAGGTGCTCCTGCCCGACGGCTACGACCCGGCCAGGTCCTACCCGCTGCTGCTGCTCCTCGTGGGCCTCCAGAGCACCTACTCGGACTGGTCGGACCCGGGTCAGGGCGAGATCGAGGAGACCGCCCGGCACTTCCCCGGGATCATCGTCATGCCCGAGGGCGCCGACGGGTGGTACACGGACTGGTGGAACAAGGGCCGCCGCGGCGACCCCGCGTGGGAGAGCTACGTGCTCGACCAGGTCATCCCTCAGGTGCTCGAGCGCTACAGGATCCGGCCCGAGCGCCGCTACCACGCGATCGCGGGCGTCTCGATGGGCGGCCTCGGCACCGCGTACCTCGGAGGGAGGCTGCCGGGGTTCTTCGGCTCGGTCGCGGTCATCTCAGGCCTCGTCGACCTCGCCCTCCTGCCCGTCGGCGAAGGGGCGGTCCAGTCGCTCATCGGCCAGCTCGGCGCGGGCGCGCCGATCGACCTGCAAGCCGTCGAGGGACCGCCGGGCGGCTTCTACGAGGTCGGCCACAACCCGGTCCGCCTGGCCGCGAACCTCGCACAGTCGGGTGTTCATGACCACCGGCAACGGCCTCCCCGCCCCGAACAGCGGCCTCGGGGGGTGGGACCAGGTGGCCGAAGGGGCGATCATCCACCCCGCCTCCAACAACTACGCCGCCGCACTGCGCAACGCCGGCGTGGAGCTCACCTACCGGGTGCACCGTGGCTACCACGACTGGCCGAACTTCCGTGA
- a CDS encoding SDR family oxidoreductase: MDLGITGRVALVTGASKGIGRAIAAQLVAEGARVAVSSRDAARAAATAEAIGAAMSMAWDTDDVDGAAGLVDGVQQGLGAPVDVLVCNTGGPPAGPDPLGFSRADWEAAYRSLVLAPMALAQRCVPGMRERGWGRVLNVASTSVREPLPALTLSNVHRAGTLAGWKTLARAVAGDGVTVNTVLPGRIATDRMAAMHGSLDAAQELAREQVPAGRLGTVEELAAAAAFLCSDRAGYVTGQALAVDGGLLQSI; encoded by the coding sequence ATGGACCTCGGGATCACCGGCAGGGTCGCGCTCGTCACCGGCGCGTCGAAGGGCATCGGGCGCGCGATCGCCGCGCAGCTCGTCGCCGAGGGGGCGCGCGTCGCGGTCTCCTCCCGCGACGCCGCGCGGGCCGCGGCCACGGCGGAGGCGATCGGCGCGGCGATGTCCATGGCGTGGGACACCGACGACGTCGACGGCGCGGCCGGCCTGGTCGACGGCGTGCAGCAGGGGCTCGGGGCGCCGGTCGACGTCCTGGTCTGCAACACGGGCGGACCCCCCGCCGGCCCCGACCCGCTGGGCTTCTCGCGGGCGGACTGGGAGGCGGCCTACCGCTCGCTCGTGCTCGCCCCGATGGCGCTGGCCCAGCGCTGCGTGCCGGGGATGCGCGAGCGCGGGTGGGGCCGTGTCCTGAACGTCGCGTCGACCAGCGTGCGCGAGCCGCTGCCCGCCCTGACGCTCTCCAACGTCCACCGGGCGGGGACGCTCGCCGGGTGGAAGACGCTCGCGCGCGCGGTGGCCGGCGACGGCGTGACGGTCAACACCGTCCTGCCGGGCCGGATCGCCACCGACCGCATGGCCGCCATGCACGGCTCGCTGGACGCGGCGCAGGAGCTCGCGCGCGAGCAGGTCCCGGCCGGGCGGCTCGGGACCGTCGAGGAGCTGGCCGCGGCTGCGGCGTTCCTGTGCTCGGACCGTGCGGGCTACGTGACCGGCCAGGCGCTCGCGGTCGACGGGGGCCTCCTGCAGTCCATCTAG
- a CDS encoding methyltransferase domain-containing protein, with amino-acid sequence MHPCHVYDAALAAQRPLVARDRLGRTSRVPLARWVEDVDDVDRRVLATVRGPVLDLGCGPGRHLRALRAMGVAALGVDRSAGALRLVREAGLLVLEGDVLDPPPMAGAWGTVLLLDGNIGIGGDPLVVLRRAAEALAPGGLVVAELAAERGGVVVRPLRLEGDGHVGEWFCWATVGADALEELAGRAGLAVAGRRQDGGRWFAWLEQDR; translated from the coding sequence ATGCACCCCTGCCACGTCTACGACGCGGCGCTCGCGGCGCAGCGCCCGCTGGTGGCTCGCGACCGCCTGGGGCGGACCTCCCGGGTGCCGCTCGCCCGGTGGGTCGAGGACGTCGACGACGTCGACCGCCGCGTGCTGGCGACCGTCCGCGGCCCGGTCCTCGACCTGGGGTGCGGCCCCGGGCGGCACCTTCGGGCGCTGCGGGCGATGGGCGTCGCGGCCCTCGGCGTCGACCGGTCGGCCGGCGCGCTGCGGCTGGTCCGTGAGGCCGGGCTCCTCGTGCTCGAGGGCGACGTGCTCGACCCGCCGCCGATGGCGGGCGCGTGGGGGACGGTCCTGCTGCTCGACGGCAACATCGGCATCGGAGGCGACCCGCTCGTCGTGCTGCGCCGGGCGGCCGAGGCGCTGGCCCCCGGCGGTCTCGTGGTGGCCGAGCTGGCGGCGGAGCGCGGCGGCGTGGTGGTCCGGCCGTTGCGCCTGGAGGGCGACGGGCACGTCGGGGAGTGGTTCTGCTGGGCGACGGTGGGCGCCGACGCGCTCGAGGAGCTCGCGGGGAGGGCGGGTCTCGCGGTCGCCGGACGCCGGCAGGACGGCGGCCGCTGGTTCGCCTGGCTGGAGCAGGACCGATGA
- a CDS encoding DEAD/DEAH box helicase, which translates to MPSAAARTPRPTSRAGLRPWQALALERMAGWEAGPFLISAAPGAGKTRPSLVLARELLKAGAVKRVAVICPTTPLTRQWAAAAAEQGVHLVPDAEELTPPKDFQGVSVTYARVASVAEKWARQCSPGTLVIADEAHHLGDELAWGVGFSKAFAAAQRKLLLSGTPFRSDATPIPGVTYDDEGVAVPDVSYTYADAVRDGVCRPVTFIPYDGTLQWRSGDDLIEAGFDTVLTGREASRRYRTAISTELPDGLPRILGEAHKRLLGIRADGHKDAGGLVVAADSTHARAVASLLKQVTGKAPTVVLHTEQQAARKLAAFTHARDEWIVAVNMVSEGVDIPRLRVGVYASAAKTPLVFRQIVGRFVRTIAGRPADMSWLYLPADPVLRTHANEVEGELRVIRRPREDDEDPMGLDELRERRETERSETPEFVPLAADVAPTSQMSLFGGAPAITSTVPAPAPAPVVFASAVPSAVQGDAEEADDDVDPGGLPAFQRRALLREKRHGLVGDLRRRDGRSPREINAWLNRETGVTRVEDATIEQLQRSIDLLLDALTARR; encoded by the coding sequence ATGCCGTCCGCCGCTGCTCGCACCCCACGCCCGACCTCGCGCGCGGGGCTCCGTCCGTGGCAGGCCCTCGCCCTCGAGCGGATGGCGGGCTGGGAGGCCGGCCCGTTCCTCATCTCGGCGGCGCCGGGCGCGGGCAAGACGCGTCCGTCGCTCGTGCTCGCGCGTGAGCTGCTGAAGGCCGGCGCCGTCAAGCGCGTCGCGGTGATCTGCCCGACGACGCCGCTGACCCGCCAGTGGGCCGCGGCCGCCGCCGAGCAGGGCGTCCACCTCGTCCCCGACGCCGAGGAGCTCACGCCGCCCAAGGACTTCCAGGGCGTCTCGGTCACCTACGCGCGCGTGGCGTCGGTCGCCGAGAAGTGGGCCCGGCAGTGCTCCCCCGGGACGCTCGTCATCGCCGACGAGGCCCATCACCTCGGCGACGAGCTCGCCTGGGGCGTCGGCTTCTCCAAGGCCTTCGCGGCGGCCCAGCGCAAGCTCCTGCTGTCGGGCACGCCGTTTCGCTCCGACGCGACCCCGATCCCGGGCGTGACCTACGACGACGAGGGCGTCGCGGTCCCGGACGTCTCCTACACCTACGCCGACGCGGTGCGCGACGGCGTCTGCCGGCCCGTCACGTTCATCCCGTACGACGGGACGCTGCAGTGGCGCTCGGGCGACGACCTCATCGAGGCGGGCTTCGACACCGTCCTCACCGGCCGCGAGGCCTCGCGCCGCTACCGGACGGCCATCTCGACCGAGCTGCCCGACGGCCTGCCGCGCATCCTCGGTGAGGCGCACAAGCGGCTGCTGGGCATCCGCGCCGACGGCCACAAGGACGCGGGCGGCCTCGTCGTCGCCGCCGACTCGACGCACGCCCGCGCCGTCGCCTCGCTGCTCAAGCAGGTCACCGGCAAGGCGCCGACCGTCGTCCTGCACACCGAGCAGCAGGCGGCGCGCAAGCTCGCGGCCTTCACCCACGCCCGCGACGAGTGGATCGTCGCGGTGAACATGGTCAGCGAGGGCGTCGACATCCCGCGCCTGCGCGTGGGCGTCTACGCGAGCGCCGCCAAGACCCCGCTGGTCTTCCGCCAGATCGTCGGGCGCTTCGTGCGCACGATCGCCGGGCGCCCGGCGGACATGTCGTGGCTCTACCTGCCGGCCGACCCGGTGCTGCGCACGCACGCCAACGAGGTCGAGGGCGAGCTGCGCGTCATCCGGCGCCCGCGCGAGGACGACGAGGACCCGATGGGCCTCGACGAGCTGCGCGAGCGCCGCGAGACCGAGCGCTCGGAGACGCCGGAGTTCGTCCCGCTGGCCGCCGACGTCGCGCCGACGTCCCAGATGTCGCTCTTCGGCGGCGCGCCCGCCATCACCTCGACGGTGCCGGCGCCGGCGCCCGCGCCGGTCGTCTTCGCCAGCGCGGTGCCGTCCGCGGTGCAGGGCGACGCCGAGGAGGCGGACGACGACGTCGATCCCGGCGGGCTGCCCGCGTTCCAGCGCCGGGCGCTGCTGCGCGAGAAGCGCCACGGCCTGGTGGGCGACCTGCGCCGCCGCGACGGCCGCTCCCCGCGCGAGATCAACGCCTGGCTCAACCGCGAGACGGGCGTGACCCGCGTCGAGGACGCCACGATCGAGCAGCTCCAGCGCTCGATCGACCTCCTGCTCGACGCGCTGACCGCGCGGCGGTAG
- a CDS encoding molybdopterin-dependent oxidoreductase, whose protein sequence is MRRLPQEPPPGPSDPTSWVSPLRGPWLTSALGALLLAGVVVVAGTGFLSHLAYAPDLGRNAIVPRHGHLDWLLVDWPASWPWTYAVTQGLHVTVGFAVIPLLLAKLWSVIPRLFEWPPVRGPLHALERLTLLLLVGGAIFQFATGVFNAQLSYPFHFNFVVAHFYGAWIFVAALVLHVAAKVPTMRRAFRERGVLQPLIDDLRADGANVEPHTPGSLAPPVPEPPSLTRRGLFGLVGASSAALVVTTAGQSVGGPLRELAVLAPRGGDLGFPVNKTAAAARVTPEMVGAGWRLQLAGGARALSRADLLAMELREHDLPIACVEGWSSTQRWTGVRLADLAALVDAPEDAYAQVTSLQPAGVLRQAALTPGQVRADQALLALRVNGRDLSLDHGYPARIVVPGLPGVHCTKWVSAIDFHRA, encoded by the coding sequence ATGAGGCGCTTGCCGCAGGAGCCGCCGCCGGGTCCGTCGGACCCGACGTCCTGGGTCAGCCCGCTGCGCGGGCCGTGGTTGACGTCCGCCCTGGGCGCGCTGCTCCTGGCCGGCGTGGTCGTCGTGGCGGGCACCGGGTTCCTCTCGCACCTGGCCTACGCGCCGGACCTGGGGCGCAACGCGATCGTCCCCCGCCACGGCCACCTCGACTGGCTGCTGGTGGACTGGCCCGCGTCGTGGCCCTGGACCTACGCCGTGACCCAGGGGCTGCACGTCACCGTCGGGTTCGCCGTGATCCCGCTGCTGCTGGCCAAGCTCTGGTCCGTCATCCCGCGGCTGTTCGAGTGGCCGCCGGTGCGCGGGCCGCTGCACGCGCTCGAGCGGCTCACGCTGCTGCTGCTCGTCGGCGGCGCGATCTTCCAGTTCGCCACGGGCGTCTTCAACGCCCAGCTCTCCTACCCCTTCCACTTCAACTTCGTGGTGGCGCACTTCTACGGTGCCTGGATCTTCGTCGCCGCGCTCGTCCTGCACGTCGCGGCGAAGGTGCCGACGATGCGCCGCGCCTTCCGCGAGCGCGGCGTCCTGCAGCCCCTCATCGACGACCTGCGCGCCGACGGGGCGAACGTGGAACCGCACACGCCCGGCTCGCTGGCGCCGCCGGTGCCCGAGCCGCCGTCGCTCACCCGCCGCGGGCTCTTCGGCCTCGTCGGCGCGAGCTCCGCGGCGCTCGTCGTGACGACGGCCGGCCAGTCGGTCGGCGGGCCGCTGCGCGAGCTCGCGGTCCTCGCCCCGCGCGGCGGGGACCTCGGCTTCCCGGTGAACAAGACCGCGGCGGCCGCCCGCGTCACCCCGGAGATGGTCGGCGCGGGCTGGCGCCTGCAGCTGGCCGGCGGCGCTCGTGCCCTGTCGCGCGCGGACCTGCTGGCGATGGAGCTGCGCGAGCACGACCTGCCGATCGCCTGCGTCGAGGGCTGGTCGAGCACCCAGCGCTGGACCGGCGTGCGCCTCGCCGACCTCGCGGCGTTGGTCGACGCGCCCGAGGACGCGTACGCGCAGGTCACGTCGCTGCAGCCGGCGGGCGTCCTGCGGCAGGCCGCGCTGACGCCGGGCCAGGTCCGCGCCGACCAGGCGCTGCTCGCGCTGCGCGTGAACGGCCGCGACCTCTCGCTGGACCACGGCTACCCCGCGCGGATCGTCGTCCCGGGCCTCCCGGGCGTGCACTGCACGAAGTGGGTCTCCGCCATCGACTTCCACCGCGCATGA
- a CDS encoding putative quinol monooxygenase translates to MAIVAVADMHGLAGRRTELVELLREHERATAGQAGCLRSSVAASVVDEDDFVLVSEWRDQASLDAHYASPAFAAFQRALHGLLARPSELAIHTVSATVRPQPSGLLDPRDAD, encoded by the coding sequence ATGGCGATCGTCGCGGTGGCGGACATGCACGGGCTCGCCGGCCGGCGCACCGAGCTCGTCGAGCTCCTGCGCGAGCACGAGCGCGCGACCGCCGGCCAGGCCGGCTGTCTGCGCTCGTCGGTGGCCGCCTCCGTCGTCGACGAGGACGACTTCGTCCTCGTGAGCGAGTGGCGCGACCAGGCGTCGCTGGACGCCCACTACGCGTCGCCGGCGTTCGCCGCCTTCCAGCGGGCGCTGCACGGCCTGCTGGCCCGGCCCAGCGAGCTGGCGATCCACACGGTCAGCGCGACCGTCCGCCCGCAGCCCTCGGGCCTGCTGGACCCACGCGACGCCGACTAG